One genomic window of Paenibacillus xylanilyticus includes the following:
- the dctA gene encoding C4-dicarboxylate transporter DctA: protein MSFMKSLFFQIIVAVIIGIGVGILWPDLGSLLQPLGTGFIKLIKMIIAPLIFMVIVTGIAKIGDLKSVGRIGLKAIIWFEIATTIALVLGLGTANLLRPGASMNVDPSTLDASGIEAKTNGSELPHVVDFIMNIIPTSVVDAFAQNALLQVLLVACLFGVALAATENKAKENVLTLIENILGILFRIIGYIMKLAPIGAFGAMAYTVGAYGASTLSSFGMLIIACYGAALLFLVMLALAAWWITGLNFLQFVKYTRSEVMLAIGTGSSEVVMPRMMDKLTKAGCDRAVVGLVVPTGYSFNLDGASIYLSLATVFLAQAVGIDLTLGQEITILLVLMLSSKGMAGVPGSAFLALSATAAALNAFPVAAVALLLGADRFMDTMRVFTNLMGNCVAAFVVAKWEGLLDQKRMRAVLSGEISAAELEREELASLSSMSVSRSEQGKRAVSPEML, encoded by the coding sequence ATGTCATTTATGAAATCATTGTTTTTCCAAATTATTGTGGCGGTGATCATCGGGATAGGTGTAGGTATTTTGTGGCCTGATTTGGGCAGTTTACTGCAACCGCTTGGAACAGGCTTCATCAAATTAATTAAAATGATTATTGCACCTCTTATTTTCATGGTGATCGTTACAGGTATTGCTAAAATTGGTGATTTGAAGTCGGTCGGGCGAATTGGACTCAAAGCGATTATATGGTTTGAAATTGCAACGACCATTGCTCTCGTCCTTGGTCTCGGTACAGCCAACCTGCTCCGTCCCGGAGCAAGCATGAATGTTGATCCTTCAACACTTGATGCGAGCGGCATTGAAGCCAAAACGAACGGATCCGAGCTGCCGCATGTGGTTGATTTTATCATGAACATCATTCCGACCAGTGTTGTGGATGCTTTCGCACAAAATGCATTGTTGCAAGTACTGCTTGTAGCCTGTCTGTTTGGAGTGGCACTGGCGGCAACCGAGAACAAAGCAAAGGAAAATGTGCTCACATTGATTGAGAATATACTGGGAATTCTGTTCCGGATTATTGGATACATTATGAAACTTGCTCCAATAGGAGCGTTTGGTGCCATGGCCTACACGGTTGGAGCGTATGGAGCCTCGACGCTCTCCTCATTCGGGATGCTTATTATTGCCTGCTATGGAGCGGCCTTGTTGTTCCTGGTGATGCTTGCACTTGCGGCTTGGTGGATCACCGGTCTTAACTTTTTACAATTTGTAAAATATACCCGTTCTGAAGTCATGCTGGCGATTGGAACAGGTTCATCCGAAGTGGTAATGCCGCGTATGATGGATAAGCTGACGAAAGCCGGTTGTGACCGAGCCGTTGTTGGTCTCGTTGTTCCAACAGGGTACTCGTTCAATCTGGATGGTGCTTCAATCTATCTATCCCTTGCAACTGTATTTCTGGCTCAAGCTGTAGGCATCGACCTGACGCTTGGACAAGAGATCACGATTCTTCTTGTGCTGATGCTAAGCTCTAAGGGGATGGCTGGTGTTCCCGGTTCTGCCTTTCTTGCATTATCGGCCACTGCCGCTGCTCTCAATGCGTTCCCGGTTGCAGCAGTAGCGCTGCTGCTCGGAGCAGATCGTTTCATGGATACGATGCGTGTCTTCACAAATCTGATGGGCAATTGCGTGGCCGCATTCGTCGTAGCGAAATGGGAAGGCCTGCTGGATCAGAAGCGCATGCGCGCCGTTCTTTCGGGTGAGATCAGCGCCGCCGAACTGGAACGTGAAGAACTGGCCTCGCTATCATCCATGTCAGTAAGTAGGTCTGAACAAGGGAAAAGAGCTGTATCGCCCGAAATGCTTTAG
- the treC gene encoding alpha,alpha-phosphotrehalase: MSSNDTTSSSWWRTSTVYQVYPKSFNDTTGSGTGDIRGLTEKLDYLQHLGIDIVWLQPVYVSPQNDNGYDVADYYEINPDFGTMEDFDELLKGLKARDMKLMIDIVVNHSSTEHEWFKQARSSKDNPYRNYYIWKDPAPDGGVPNNWQSKFGGPAWQYDEQTGQYFLTLFDKTQADLNWENEQVRKAVRDMIKFWAEKGVDGFRMDVINLISKDQRFPNDDGSEGPGDGRKFYTDGPRVHEYITEMYEEVFGPYNMVTVGEMSSTTLEHCIRYSNPASREFSMTFNFHHLKVDYPNGQKWELMPYDFEAMKRLFSEWQTGMQAGGGWNALFLNNHDQPRALSRFADDGDYRAESAKMLATTIHGMQGTPYVYQGEEIGMPNPVWNDVSEFRDIESTNMYRLLQEERGKSAEEAFAIVKERSRDNSRTPMQWDDSKNAGFTTGTPWIKVDERYPSTNVAEQLADPNSIYYHYRKLIALRKQIPVLTDGLYERLDDAHPEVFAYARTNGNATLIVVSNFSEREVSFSLPAAVWNDHVSGKMAELLIGNTDVAPALDQVISLSPYASYMWLVPQQD; encoded by the coding sequence ATGAGTTCAAACGATACAACTTCCTCATCGTGGTGGAGAACCTCCACGGTGTATCAGGTATATCCCAAGAGCTTCAACGACACCACGGGTTCAGGTACCGGGGATATTCGGGGGCTGACCGAGAAGCTCGATTATTTGCAGCACCTCGGAATTGATATTGTGTGGCTGCAGCCGGTATATGTATCTCCGCAGAATGATAATGGTTACGACGTAGCGGACTATTACGAGATTAATCCGGACTTTGGTACGATGGAAGATTTTGATGAATTATTGAAGGGCCTGAAGGCTCGTGATATGAAACTGATGATTGATATTGTGGTGAACCATTCGTCCACGGAACATGAATGGTTCAAGCAAGCGCGTTCATCCAAGGATAATCCGTACCGGAATTATTACATTTGGAAAGATCCGGCTCCGGACGGCGGCGTACCGAACAACTGGCAGTCCAAATTCGGTGGACCGGCTTGGCAGTACGACGAGCAGACAGGGCAGTACTTCCTGACTTTGTTTGACAAAACCCAGGCCGATCTGAACTGGGAAAACGAACAGGTTCGCAAGGCGGTAAGGGACATGATCAAGTTTTGGGCAGAAAAGGGTGTAGATGGTTTCCGGATGGACGTCATTAACCTAATCTCCAAGGATCAGCGTTTTCCGAATGATGACGGCAGCGAAGGCCCAGGCGATGGACGTAAGTTCTATACGGACGGACCACGTGTTCATGAATATATCACCGAGATGTATGAAGAAGTATTTGGTCCTTACAACATGGTAACGGTTGGAGAGATGTCTTCCACAACACTGGAACATTGCATCCGCTACTCGAATCCGGCTTCCCGTGAATTTTCAATGACGTTCAATTTCCATCACCTGAAGGTGGATTACCCGAATGGGCAGAAGTGGGAATTGATGCCTTATGATTTTGAAGCGATGAAACGTTTGTTCAGTGAGTGGCAGACAGGAATGCAGGCAGGTGGCGGCTGGAATGCACTCTTCCTTAACAACCATGATCAGCCGAGAGCGTTGTCCCGTTTCGCGGATGATGGGGACTACCGTGCCGAGAGTGCCAAAATGCTGGCAACAACCATCCACGGCATGCAGGGTACGCCTTATGTCTATCAAGGTGAAGAGATCGGAATGCCGAATCCCGTCTGGAATGACGTAAGCGAATTCCGTGACATTGAATCCACGAATATGTATCGTTTGCTTCAGGAAGAACGCGGAAAGTCAGCGGAAGAAGCCTTTGCCATCGTGAAAGAGCGCTCCCGAGACAACTCCCGAACGCCGATGCAATGGGATGACAGCAAGAACGCCGGATTCACAACAGGTACACCTTGGATCAAAGTAGATGAACGTTACCCTTCGACAAATGTAGCTGAACAATTGGCTGATCCGAATTCGATCTACTATCACTATCGCAAGCTCATTGCGCTGCGCAAACAGATCCCCGTACTGACAGACGGTCTGTATGAGCGCCTGGATGATGCACATCCCGAAGTATTCGCTTATGCCCGGACAAATGGCAATGCAACATTGATCGTTGTGTCCAACTTCAGCGAGAGAGAAGTATCCTTCTCACTCCCAGCAGCGGTCTGGAATGATCATGTATCCGGTAAAATGGCTGAACTGCTTATTGGCAACACAGACGTGGCACCTGCTCTGGATCAAGTGATCTCACTTAGTCCGTACGCTTCTTATATGTGGCTTGTACCACAACAGGACTAA